Proteins from one Thermococcus bergensis genomic window:
- a CDS encoding RNA-guided endonuclease InsQ/TnpB family protein → MKRTVTLKLQPSKEQEKSLFELANTGAKVWNEVNFLRRQLFFDHQPVDFNKTEKEVYEKYKKEIGSATVQQICRKNAEAWRSFFSLARKKKDRELPKWMRPKPPSYLKDDGKRKPLIVLRNDQYKIEGNKLILKGLGKFKRLEVQFKGRIHVKGKQGRLEIIYDESRRKWYAHVSYTVEKRLTGNEWVEVPRRPKGDLSAGIDLGVNNLMAVYVETGESFLVNGRPLKSIAFYWQKRIAEYQSKLNKSGYKTSRKLKRMYQKAKLQARHYINTAVRQIVEGLYEMGVSTIVVGYPKGIARNSEWGEKQNFILSHVWRFNTVIQRLKEVAEEYGIEVELVDEAFTSQTCPVCGKPHKGARFVRGLYKCPAEGLVFNADLVGAFNILKKVVKTITPSLSALAGGRGNGGKTLPEGSKTRFNLGLNETPQTFPPLARG, encoded by the coding sequence ATGAAAAGAACCGTAACGCTCAAACTCCAACCCTCAAAAGAGCAGGAGAAAAGCCTCTTCGAGTTAGCCAATACTGGAGCAAAAGTCTGGAACGAGGTCAATTTCCTCCGGAGGCAACTCTTCTTCGACCACCAGCCCGTAGACTTCAACAAGACTGAAAAAGAGGTTTATGAGAAGTACAAGAAGGAGATTGGCTCCGCAACAGTCCAGCAAATTTGCAGGAAGAACGCCGAGGCGTGGAGGAGCTTCTTCTCCCTCGCAAGGAAGAAAAAAGACAGAGAACTCCCCAAGTGGATGAGACCAAAACCACCAAGCTACTTGAAAGATGACGGGAAGAGGAAACCCTTGATTGTCCTCAGGAACGACCAGTATAAAATTGAGGGGAACAAACTAATCCTCAAAGGGCTTGGAAAGTTCAAAAGGCTGGAAGTCCAGTTCAAGGGGAGAATTCACGTTAAGGGCAAACAGGGGCGGTTGGAAATCATCTACGATGAATCAAGACGCAAGTGGTACGCTCACGTGAGCTACACGGTTGAAAAACGGCTGACTGGAAACGAGTGGGTGGAAGTTCCAAGAAGACCAAAGGGCGACCTTTCAGCCGGAATTGACCTCGGAGTGAACAACTTAATGGCTGTTTATGTTGAGACCGGGGAAAGTTTTCTCGTTAATGGAAGACCCCTCAAGAGCATCGCCTTCTACTGGCAAAAAAGGATTGCTGAGTATCAATCAAAGCTCAACAAGTCCGGCTACAAGACAAGCAGGAAACTGAAAAGAATGTATCAAAAGGCCAAACTACAGGCGAGGCACTACATTAATACTGCAGTCAGGCAGATTGTTGAAGGGCTTTACGAAATGGGCGTCTCTACGATTGTAGTTGGTTATCCAAAGGGCATTGCGAGAAATTCTGAATGGGGTGAAAAGCAGAACTTCATCCTCTCCCACGTCTGGCGGTTCAATACAGTGATTCAGCGTCTCAAGGAAGTTGCTGAAGAGTATGGTATTGAAGTTGAGCTTGTTGATGAGGCTTTCACTTCACAAACTTGCCCCGTCTGCGGGAAGCCCCATAAAGGGGCCCGTTTCGTCCGTGGTCTTTACAAGTGTCCCGCAGAGGGGCTCGTTTTTAACGCAGACCTCGTTGGGGCGTTCAATATCCTAAAGAAAGTTGTGAAAACGATAACCCCGAGCCTTTCTGCTCTTGCAGGAGGTAGGGGTAATGGGGGGAAGACCCTCCCCGAGGGGTCGAAGACCCGCTTTAACTTGGGTCTAAATGAGACCCCTCAAACCTTTCCGCCGTTGGCGAGGGGTTAA
- the purF gene encoding amidophosphoribosyltransferase: MREKCGIFAAKAENASKKAYYALMALQHRGQESAGISVWKHKIRTLSGRGLVSEVFRGSELARLRSNVAIAHVRYSTSGSLNEAQPLQTSCCGKEIAVAHNGTLTNFIPLKEEYEKRGVKFRHSVDSELLGISFLWHLKETGDEFEAMKAVFNEVKGAYSVAFLFDGKILVARDPLGFRPLSYGVGEGHYFASEDSALRLFVNEIRDVTPGEVFLISEDVESKVLANESHYHCVFEYIYFARPDSVLDGVSVYKARVKMGQELARESPASADVVIPVPDSGRAAALGFSQVSGIPYAEGLIKNRYIGRTFIMPGQFYRELKVKLKLSPVRDVIDGKRVVLVDDSIVRGTTMKRIVAMLRKAGAKEVHVRIASPPIKHPCYMGIDIPTRHELIAAFGSIEKVRRVIGADSLSYLTVEGLKKAVGIKDLCMACLTGNYPEWAFRF, translated from the coding sequence ATGAGAGAAAAATGCGGAATCTTTGCAGCCAAGGCAGAGAACGCCTCTAAAAAAGCGTACTACGCACTCATGGCTCTTCAGCATAGGGGCCAGGAGAGTGCTGGAATAAGCGTATGGAAACATAAAATAAGAACCCTATCTGGTAGAGGATTGGTTTCAGAGGTTTTTCGGGGCAGTGAGCTTGCGAGGCTTAGGTCAAACGTTGCCATAGCTCATGTTCGCTACTCAACATCAGGTTCTCTTAATGAGGCTCAGCCCTTACAAACTTCTTGTTGTGGAAAAGAAATAGCTGTGGCACACAATGGGACTCTCACGAATTTCATACCTTTGAAGGAGGAATATGAAAAGAGGGGGGTAAAGTTTAGACATTCCGTTGATTCGGAGCTTTTGGGGATATCTTTTCTCTGGCACCTGAAGGAAACTGGTGACGAATTCGAAGCCATGAAAGCAGTTTTTAATGAGGTTAAAGGGGCTTACTCCGTGGCTTTTCTTTTTGATGGAAAGATACTGGTTGCCAGAGATCCCCTCGGTTTTAGGCCCCTAAGCTATGGGGTAGGGGAGGGCCACTATTTTGCTTCTGAAGATTCTGCGTTGAGGCTTTTTGTGAATGAAATTAGAGATGTAACCCCGGGAGAGGTGTTTTTGATTTCTGAGGATGTCGAGAGTAAAGTTTTAGCTAACGAGAGTCATTACCACTGTGTTTTTGAGTACATATACTTTGCGAGGCCGGATAGTGTTCTTGATGGAGTGAGCGTTTATAAAGCGAGGGTTAAGATGGGGCAGGAACTTGCACGTGAGAGCCCCGCAAGTGCTGATGTTGTCATTCCAGTGCCAGATTCTGGAAGAGCGGCTGCATTGGGCTTTTCTCAGGTGAGTGGAATTCCATATGCTGAGGGTTTGATAAAGAACCGTTATATTGGGAGGACTTTTATAATGCCCGGCCAGTTCTACAGGGAGTTAAAAGTAAAGCTCAAGCTCTCTCCCGTTAGAGATGTTATCGATGGAAAGCGCGTTGTTCTTGTGGACGATTCCATAGTGAGGGGCACTACAATGAAAAGGATAGTAGCGATGTTAAGAAAGGCCGGTGCAAAAGAAGTGCATGTAAGAATAGCCTCCCCTCCAATAAAACATCCTTGCTACATGGGAATAGACATTCCAACCAGACATGAGTTGATAGCAGCTTTTGGAAGTATTGAAAAGGTTAGAAGAGTAATCGGGGCAGATAGTTTATCTTATCTTACTGTTGAGGGCCTAAAAAAAGCTGTAGGAATAAAAGATCTCTGCATGGCATGCCTTACGGGTAATTATCCTGAGTGGGCCTTTCGCTTTTGA
- the purC gene encoding phosphoribosylaminoimidazolesuccinocarboxamide synthase — MEVYEGKAKKMIPLDDRKMIMEFKDDATAFNGEKKAQFKGKGWLNAQISALLFKILEEKGIKSHFIGIAGDNKLIVEKLQMFPVEVVVRNVVAGSLKKRLPLEEGTELPEPIVELYYKDDALGDPMINYYHAKTLGIDEKEIKEMEKIALKVNEILQEYFKERGILLVDFKLEFGKNEKGEIILADEISPDTCRFWDAKTKESLDKDVFRFNKGDLISAYEELYKRLTS; from the coding sequence ATGGAAGTTTATGAAGGAAAAGCAAAGAAAATGATCCCCTTGGATGATAGAAAGATGATAATGGAGTTCAAAGATGATGCCACAGCTTTTAACGGAGAAAAAAAGGCACAATTCAAGGGCAAAGGATGGCTTAACGCTCAAATAAGCGCTCTACTCTTCAAGATCCTGGAAGAAAAGGGCATTAAAAGCCATTTCATTGGTATTGCTGGCGACAACAAGCTTATCGTAGAAAAGCTTCAAATGTTTCCCGTCGAAGTTGTTGTTAGGAATGTGGTTGCAGGGAGCTTGAAAAAGAGACTTCCCTTAGAAGAGGGAACTGAACTTCCAGAACCTATAGTAGAGCTTTACTACAAAGACGATGCCCTTGGAGACCCAATGATAAATTATTACCACGCAAAGACTCTTGGTATAGATGAAAAAGAGATTAAAGAGATGGAAAAGATAGCACTCAAAGTTAACGAGATTTTACAAGAATATTTCAAAGAAAGAGGAATTTTATTGGTAGATTTTAAGCTCGAATTTGGTAAAAACGAGAAAGGCGAGATAATCCTTGCAGACGAGATAAGTCCAGATACCTGCCGCTTCTGGGATGCAAAGACAAAAGAAAGTTTAGATAAGGATGTGTTCCGTTTTAACAAGGGAGATCTAATCTCGGCTTATGAAGAACTCTACAAGCGCCTTACCTCCTGA
- a CDS encoding YiiX/YebB-like N1pC/P60 family cysteine hydrolase encodes MKVQVLFVLFVFVTMSGSALAFGGNGSYEHPMPTDIEVGDILIGHSPDSDPLIPGYWTHNSMVAYVKDGEWFVVEAWFTGVRITKLSDYMARYDDVAILRVSASKAQKKRAVRFALAQLGKPYDFALWTKQVYGPSYYCSELVWAAYKVVGIDIDAHPGFSLEYFWGVAPQEIYDDSDTVEIYRNSI; translated from the coding sequence ATGAAAGTACAGGTTCTTTTTGTACTATTTGTTTTTGTTACTATGTCTGGTTCAGCTCTTGCATTTGGAGGGAATGGGAGCTATGAACATCCAATGCCTACTGACATAGAGGTTGGGGATATATTGATTGGCCATAGCCCAGATAGTGACCCGTTAATTCCGGGATATTGGACTCACAATTCTATGGTAGCTTATGTAAAAGATGGAGAATGGTTCGTTGTTGAGGCGTGGTTCACCGGAGTCAGAATAACAAAGCTTTCAGATTACATGGCAAGATACGATGATGTTGCAATACTAAGGGTTTCAGCCTCAAAAGCTCAAAAGAAGCGGGCTGTTAGATTCGCTCTTGCACAGCTTGGAAAACCTTATGATTTTGCACTCTGGACTAAGCAGGTTTATGGACCCAGCTACTACTGTTCCGAACTTGTATGGGCAGCATACAAAGTTGTGGGAATTGATATAGATGCACACCCAGGATTTTCGCTCGAATATTTCTGGGGCGTTGCACCGCAGGAAATCTATGACGATTCCGATACAGTGGAGATTTATCGTAACTCTATTTGA
- the purM gene encoding phosphoribosylformylglycinamidine cyclo-ligase — protein MLTYAQAGVDDEKTQRALKGIISLAKATFEFRKGKLGEPKEDIGHYAALMDFGDFYLAMTTDGVGTKTLVAEAVGKYDTIGIDMVAMNVNDLICLGAEPVALVDYLAVKEPNDEVFQEIAKGLYEGAKQSGIAIVGGETAVLPELVNGFDLAGTAIGVAEKNKVINGKEIKPGDAVIGISSSGIHSNGLTLARKLLIPKYGLEYEFEGKKIWEYLLEPTRIYVKPILELLGEVEVHGLAHITGGGLLNLKRLTNHGFSLEMPPISGIFKLIYENGVPLEEMFRVFNMGVGMVVVVSQEEKGAALNVLNKHFESFEFGVVTEEPGIRVENYNIRI, from the coding sequence ATGTTGACCTATGCGCAGGCTGGTGTTGACGATGAAAAGACTCAACGGGCTCTAAAAGGAATAATCTCTCTTGCAAAAGCGACTTTTGAGTTCAGGAAGGGAAAACTAGGCGAACCTAAGGAGGATATAGGACACTACGCTGCGTTGATGGACTTTGGAGACTTTTACCTTGCGATGACAACGGATGGAGTGGGAACCAAAACCTTAGTTGCAGAGGCAGTTGGGAAATATGATACCATTGGGATCGACATGGTAGCGATGAATGTGAATGATTTAATATGCCTTGGAGCGGAACCCGTTGCTTTGGTGGATTATCTCGCAGTTAAGGAGCCAAATGATGAGGTTTTTCAGGAGATAGCGAAGGGTCTTTACGAAGGAGCCAAGCAGAGCGGAATAGCTATAGTTGGTGGCGAAACCGCAGTCTTGCCGGAGCTAGTAAACGGCTTTGACCTTGCCGGTACGGCTATCGGTGTTGCCGAGAAAAATAAAGTGATAAACGGAAAGGAAATAAAGCCGGGGGATGCGGTGATAGGTATCTCAAGCTCAGGAATTCATTCTAATGGGCTGACCCTTGCAAGAAAACTCCTAATACCTAAGTACGGACTTGAATATGAATTTGAAGGCAAAAAGATTTGGGAGTATCTACTTGAACCCACGAGGATATATGTTAAACCAATTTTGGAACTTTTGGGGGAAGTGGAAGTTCATGGATTAGCCCACATCACCGGTGGGGGGTTATTAAACCTCAAGCGCCTCACTAATCATGGTTTTTCTCTTGAAATGCCACCAATCAGCGGGATTTTTAAATTGATCTATGAAAATGGTGTTCCGCTGGAGGAGATGTTTAGGGTATTTAACATGGGCGTAGGCATGGTGGTAGTTGTTTCCCAAGAAGAGAAGGGTGCAGCATTGAATGTTTTGAACAAGCACTTTGAGAGCTTTGAGTTTGGAGTTGTAACAGAAGAACCCGGAATAAGGGTGGAGAACTATAATATAAGGATTTAG
- the purT gene encoding phosphoribosylglycinamide formyltransferase 2 produces the protein MISIRDEIGTPLTDSAVKILLLGSGELGKEIAIEAQRLGVEVIAVDRYPNAPAMQVAHKSYVGNMRDKDFLWSIVEREKPDAIIPEIEAINLDALFEFEKEGYFVVPNAKATWIAMHRERTRETLAKEAKVPTSRYAYAETLDELYEACEKIGYPCHTKAIMSSSGKGSYFVKGPEDIPKAWEVAKKKARGSADKIIVEEHIDFDIEITELAVRHFDENGKIVTTFPAPVGHYQIDGDYHSSWQPAEISEKAEREVYRIAKRITDVLGGLGIFGVEMFVKGDKVWANEVSPRPHDTGMVTMASHPTGFSEFGLHVRAVLGLPIPAIEENGTRKLPVLTPAATHVILANQEGYAPRFRGIFKALSIPNTTIRLFGKPEAYKGRRLGVALAWDKDVQEAKRKAEMVAHMTELRTRSGEWQDQEYEKRKHLL, from the coding sequence ATGATAAGCATTAGAGATGAAATTGGAACACCCCTAACTGATTCTGCTGTTAAAATTCTCCTTCTCGGAAGCGGTGAGCTTGGAAAGGAAATAGCCATAGAGGCCCAAAGATTAGGAGTCGAGGTCATCGCGGTTGACCGATACCCAAACGCTCCCGCCATGCAGGTAGCCCATAAGAGCTACGTTGGGAATATGAGAGACAAGGACTTCCTATGGAGCATCGTGGAGAGGGAAAAGCCAGATGCAATAATTCCGGAGATAGAAGCAATAAACCTCGATGCCCTCTTTGAATTTGAGAAAGAAGGATACTTTGTCGTTCCAAACGCAAAGGCGACATGGATAGCCATGCATAGAGAAAGGACTCGCGAGACCCTTGCAAAGGAAGCTAAGGTTCCAACCTCCCGTTACGCATACGCCGAAACGCTGGATGAGCTCTACGAAGCTTGCGAGAAGATAGGCTACCCCTGTCACACCAAGGCTATAATGAGTTCCAGCGGGAAGGGATCGTACTTCGTTAAAGGGCCAGAAGATATTCCTAAGGCATGGGAAGTTGCAAAGAAAAAAGCCAGGGGAAGTGCTGATAAGATTATTGTTGAAGAGCATATAGACTTCGATATCGAAATCACGGAATTGGCTGTGAGGCACTTCGATGAAAATGGGAAGATAGTTACTACTTTTCCAGCTCCTGTGGGGCATTACCAGATCGATGGGGATTACCACTCAAGCTGGCAACCCGCTGAGATAAGTGAAAAGGCCGAGCGTGAGGTGTATAGAATAGCCAAGCGCATAACAGATGTTCTCGGAGGTCTCGGAATATTCGGCGTGGAGATGTTTGTCAAAGGGGACAAGGTATGGGCCAACGAAGTTTCCCCAAGACCTCATGACACCGGAATGGTAACCATGGCTTCCCATCCCACAGGATTTTCCGAGTTTGGGCTTCACGTTAGAGCTGTGTTGGGGCTCCCAATTCCGGCCATTGAGGAAAACGGCACCAGAAAGTTACCCGTCTTAACCCCCGCGGCTACACATGTTATCCTAGCCAATCAAGAAGGCTACGCTCCAAGGTTTAGAGGGATATTCAAGGCTTTGAGCATCCCAAACACAACCATAAGACTCTTCGGAAAGCCCGAAGCGTACAAAGGGAGAAGACTGGGTGTCGCACTAGCCTGGGATAAGGATGTACAGGAAGCGAAGAGGAAAGCAGAGATGGTTGCCCACATGACCGAGCTTAGGACGAGAAGTGGAGAATGGCAGGATCAGGAATATGAAAAAAGGAAACATCTGCTTTAG
- a CDS encoding 5-(carboxyamino)imidazole ribonucleotide synthase, which yields MRAMIGILGGGQLAKMMAQEAKKLGFKVAILDPQEEPAAKGVSDYHIVGSFKDENAIRKLAEISDVVTYDIEHVNVKTLKELEDEGFEIHPSPRVLEVIQDKLLQMEVMKKAGIPVPKFVKADKEEIIEKALKFGFPLVQKTRREGYDGKGVRIIRSENELDKLILEDSMLQEFVKIEKEIAVMVARDLEGNVAAYPVVEMYFNEANILDTLIAPARISEDLAEKAQKIAVKAVEALDGVGIFGVEMFLTPDGKIYLNEIAPRPHNSGHYTIEACLTSQFEQHIRAIVELPLGSPELLLPAVMFNLLGEGTGKPKVIGLKEALRYPGVYVHIYGKSLVKPLRKMGHVTVVNKDLEKALEIANKVKKIIKVVGDA from the coding sequence ATGAGGGCAATGATTGGAATCCTCGGCGGGGGACAGCTAGCTAAAATGATGGCTCAAGAAGCAAAAAAGTTAGGATTTAAAGTAGCTATTCTTGATCCCCAAGAAGAACCAGCCGCAAAAGGAGTTTCCGACTATCATATAGTTGGAAGCTTTAAAGACGAGAACGCAATAAGAAAGCTAGCAGAAATTTCAGATGTTGTTACCTACGACATAGAACATGTGAACGTCAAAACCCTAAAAGAGTTAGAAGATGAGGGATTTGAAATTCACCCCTCTCCAAGAGTGCTTGAGGTCATTCAGGATAAGCTACTTCAAATGGAAGTTATGAAAAAAGCGGGAATTCCAGTGCCTAAATTTGTTAAAGCAGATAAAGAAGAAATAATTGAGAAGGCTCTAAAATTTGGCTTTCCGCTAGTTCAGAAAACTAGGAGAGAAGGATACGACGGAAAAGGGGTAAGGATAATAAGAAGCGAGAATGAGTTAGATAAGTTAATTCTTGAAGATTCAATGTTGCAGGAGTTTGTAAAAATAGAGAAGGAAATTGCAGTAATGGTTGCTAGAGATTTGGAAGGAAATGTTGCCGCATATCCAGTTGTTGAAATGTATTTTAATGAAGCAAACATCTTAGATACCCTCATAGCTCCAGCAAGGATAAGCGAAGACCTAGCTGAGAAAGCACAAAAGATAGCAGTAAAAGCCGTTGAAGCCCTTGATGGGGTAGGTATTTTTGGAGTTGAAATGTTCCTTACTCCTGATGGAAAAATATATTTGAATGAAATAGCTCCGAGACCTCACAACTCTGGGCACTACACGATAGAGGCTTGCCTAACAAGTCAGTTTGAGCAGCATATAAGGGCAATAGTAGAACTCCCACTTGGAAGCCCTGAACTTCTACTTCCTGCAGTTATGTTTAATCTTCTAGGAGAAGGGACTGGAAAGCCAAAAGTCATCGGGCTAAAGGAAGCTTTGAGGTATCCGGGAGTTTATGTTCATATATATGGAAAATCTCTCGTTAAGCCTCTAAGAAAAATGGGGCATGTGACCGTTGTAAATAAGGATCTTGAAAAAGCCTTGGAGATTGCGAATAAGGTGAAAAAGATAATTAAGGTGGTTGGAGATGCCTAA
- the purE gene encoding 5-(carboxyamino)imidazole ribonucleotide mutase — protein sequence MPKVGIIMGSDSDLPVMKEAAKVLEEFGVDYEITIVSAHRTPERMYEYAKTAKERGIEVIIAGAGGAAHLPGMTASITTLPVIGVPVQSRSLNGLDSLLSIVQMPAGVPVATVAINNAKNAALLTLRILSIKYPEIAEKLEKYREEMKKTVEEKAKKLEEVGWKKYLGDE from the coding sequence ATGCCTAAAGTCGGAATTATTATGGGTAGTGATTCTGACTTGCCAGTTATGAAGGAAGCCGCTAAAGTCCTGGAGGAATTTGGAGTTGATTACGAAATAACTATAGTCTCAGCCCACAGAACTCCAGAAAGAATGTATGAATATGCAAAAACTGCTAAAGAGAGGGGAATTGAAGTTATCATTGCAGGTGCTGGAGGGGCAGCTCATCTTCCTGGCATGACTGCTTCAATAACTACTCTTCCTGTGATAGGTGTTCCTGTGCAGAGCAGAAGTTTAAACGGCTTAGACTCCCTACTTTCCATTGTCCAAATGCCTGCAGGCGTTCCGGTGGCTACGGTGGCTATAAATAATGCAAAGAACGCGGCATTGTTAACCCTTAGGATACTCTCAATAAAGTACCCAGAAATTGCAGAGAAGCTTGAAAAATACAGGGAAGAGATGAAAAAAACCGTTGAAGAAAAGGCTAAGAAACTCGAAGAAGTTGGTTGGAAAAAGTATTTAGGGGACGAGTAA